One genomic window of Fusarium verticillioides 7600 chromosome 2, whole genome shotgun sequence includes the following:
- a CDS encoding VPS15 protein kinase: protein MGQGFSLATPSVGSAGIDISELSDVHFEKSIGNARFMKSIRGRHENGLVLVKVLVKPYADVKLQQYKKQIIEQSNAIDKIPNTLGFQRIIETETNGYLVRQFLYSSLYDRVSTRPFLEDIEKKWLAFQLLCALRDCHARDVYHGDIKAQNVLVTSWNWLYLSDFSSAYKPVMLPDDNPADFSYFFDTSGLRTCYIAPERFYASGEAPPKNAKMTWAMDIFSAGCVIAQLFLESDIFSLAQLYKYRRGEYDPVITHLSTIANKDLADMIAHMIQLDPEKRYSADQYLEFWKGKVFPHYFYNFLHQYMELITDPSSGNSPMSGTSKNLGEADDRIDRVFYDFDKISYFLGYQLEKRTSDELQPPPRLSLSHFPVRLNIPNHNHTVSSELEPPEDDGTLIFLTLIVSQLRNTARASSRIRACDVLLAFSERLTDEAKLDRVLPYLMTLLVPDETDLVLIAAIRTITQLLQLVQTVNAFNSHVLVEYVLPRMEIALGSRSRAPSSLVRAAYASCLGSLATTAQRFLNMASSLRADGSMPVTDPEVEPGADAKANFESVFDNAGRQLFEVLESHSKQLVEDPDISVRRAFLASVPELCLFFDHHSNDVLLTHLNTYLNDRDWTLKCAFFDTIVGIAAFIGSTSLEEFMLPLMIQALTDPEEYVVQAALHSLAQLAGLGLLSRPKVWELVDLISRFTMHPNIWIRESAAEFISMSARYLPPADIRCNLMPLVKPFLKVEVLSDFSELNILDALKRPLARNVFDQAITWASKTERGIYWKPLQQLKPLLFGSKGSTSSRTSRDLMQSSMGRVARNDEDEQWLTKLRNFGLKHEDELKLDALREFIWRLSKIKARDTSTSDGTASNGVVSLKSLGITPQTVFFNDAPLRDPNAIVDLEPPSEPYTIADALLDASMTIDDSTGGKKRVNNNRRVQSVGPRSSRRLLSPTSAGRTHTRAPSAGQLMQTADDGPSQGGSPSRNAVRHQASALSLLDRKDKNKSIAQTGTTDANAFGEVEGPFAQTSADQQASSEGNEGDTTGSRVSKHSYAGNDPSIQRMLDNMYVDNFPRDVIEFGPMVTPIKRSKASRASVQPGEEPWKPVGQLVATFSEHKSPINRVLPSPDHVFFITGGDDGTVRVWDTARLERNITHRSRQLHKHGDNTRVVALCFVENSHCFVSCASDGTVHVVKVDTVSAGGVIRYGKLRVLREYQLPDGEFAVWCEHFRQESNSILVLATNRSRILGIDLRTMSLLYTLENPVHHGTPTCFCVDRKRNWLCVGTSHGVVDLWDLRFKMRLKGWGLPGKGSIYRICIHPTKGRGKWVCISGGTGQGEVTVWDLEKTVCREIYRTGGSKDGLKAYEPWDVDEDKREGMLGRYATNIEPNEIANADRGVRAMVVGTATAEDLRDVRHAFIVTGGSDKRLRFWDLSRMESSFIYSGLPPDLPKPTYTTSHPTTALTLNTERFPRQAPTAPNAGSGSRAKSSTARPPRSTVISLQQQQLLQSHVDSILDVALLEFPYIMSVSVDRMGVVFVFQ, encoded by the exons ATGGGTCAAGGGTTCTCCCTCGCGACGCCGTCTGTCGGCTCCGCAGGCATCGATATCTCGGAGCTTAGCGATGTTCACTTTGAGAAGAGCATAGGAAATGCGAGGTTCATGAAGTCTATTCGTGGGCGTCACGAGAATGGTCTAGTGCTCGTCAAGGTCCTGGTTAAGCCGTACGCCGACGTCAAGCTACAGCAATACAAGAAACAGATAATAG AGCAGAGTAACGCGATAGACAAAATCCCCAACACGCTCGGATTCCAGCGCATTatcgagaccgagaccaACGGCTACTTGGTCCGCCAGTTCCTTTACAGCTCACTTTACGACCGAGTCAGCACTCGACCGTTCCTCGAGGACATCGAGAAAAAATGGTTGGCCTTCCAGCTGCTTTGCGCTCTTCGCGATTGCCATGCACGCGATGTCTACCACGGCGACATCAAGGCGCAGAATGTCCTCGTGACCTCGTGGAATTGGCTGTACCTCTCCGATTTCTCCTCCGCCTATAAGCCTGTGATGCTCCCCGACGACAACCCAGCTGATTTCTCTTACTTCTTCGATACATCAGGCCTCCGAACCTGCTATATCGCCCCCGAGCGCTTCTATGCTTCTGGAGAGGCGCCGCCGAAGAATGCGAAGATGACATGGGCAATGGACATCTTCAGTGCTGGTTGTGTTATTGCGCAACTGTTTCTTGAGTCggacatcttcagcctcgcaCAGCTGTACAAGTATCGACGTGGCGAGTACGACCCTGTGATCACGCATCTGAGCACCATCGCAAACAAGGACCTCGCCGATATGATAGCCCACATGATTCAGCTTGACCCCGAGAAACGATACTCAGCAGACCAGTACCTAGAGTTCTGGAAAGGCAAAGTATTTCCACACTACTTCTACAATTTCCTACACCAGTATATGGAGCTCATAACAGACCCTTCATCTGGCAACAGTCCCATGTCAGGCACTTCGAAAaatcttggagaagctgatgatCGAATCGATCGTGTATTTTACGACTTTGATAAGATCTCATACTTCCTTGGTTACCAGCTTGAGAAACGTACCTCAGACGAACTTCAACCGCCTCCAAGGCTGAGCCTATCGCATTTCCCAGTGAGACTTAACATCCCGAATCACAACCATACCGTATCTTCCGAATTAGAGCCaccagaagatgatggaacGTTGATATTCCTGACGCTGATCGTGTCTCAACTAAGAAACACTGCGCGAGCATCTTCACGGATCCGCGCATGTGATGTACTCCTTGCCTTTTCTGAAAGACTGACTGATGAAGCCAAGTTGGACAGAGTTTTGCCATATCTCATGACACTTCTCGTCCCAGATGAGACAGACCTAGTGCTGATTGCGGCTATCCGAACCATTACTCAGCTTTTGCAGCTGGTGCAGACAGTCAATGCATTCAACTCTCATGTCCTGGTAGAGTATGTATTACCTCGAATGGAAATCGCGTTGGGATCTAGATCACGGGCACCCAGTTCCTTGGTCAGAGCAGCTTATGCTTCTTGTCTCGGCAGTCTTGCGACTACTGCACAGAGATTCCTCAATATGGCATCAAGCCTCCGAGCTGATGGCTCGATGCCTGTTACCGATCCTGAAGTTGAACCTGGAGCGGATGCCAAGGCCAACTTCGAGAGCGTATTTGACAACGCTGGGCGACAGCTTTTTGAAGTCCTCGAGAGCCATTCAAAACAATTGGTAGAAGACCCGGACATTTCGGTTCGCAGAGCATTTTTAGCCTCCGTACCCGAGCTATGCCTCTTCTTTGACCATCATTCAAACGATGTCCTCCTTACTCATCTTAACACATATCTGAACGATCGAGACTGGACGCTGAAATGTGCATTTTTTGATACGATCGTCGGCATCGCAGCTTTCATCGGAAGCACGAGTTTGGAGGAGTTCATGCTCCCCTTGATGATACAAGCCTTGACTGATCCAGAAGAGTACGTGGTACAAGCCGCTCTCCATTCGCTTGCTCAGCTcgctgggcttggcttgttaTCAAGGCCTAAGGTGTGGGAGCTAgttgatctcatcagccgGTTCACGATGCACCCAAATATCTGGATCCGCGAATCTGCAGCAGAATTCATATCAATGTCGGCACGGTATTTGCCGCCTGCTGATATCAGGTGTAACCTGATGCCTCTTGTAAAACCGTTCCTGAAAGTGGAGGTTCTCTCTGACTTTTCCGAGCTCAACATacttgatgctctcaagagGCCATTGGCTCGAAATGTCTTTGACCAGGCTATAACGTGGGCCTCGAAGACAGAACGCGGCATCTACTGGAAGCCCCTGCAACAGCTCAAACCATTGTTGTTCGGCTCCAAAGGGTCAACATCAAGCCGCACCTCTCGGGACTTGATGCAAAGCTCCATGGGGCGAGTGGCTCGAAatgacgaagatgagcaATGGTTGACAAAACTCAGAAACTTCGGACTCAAGCATGAAGATGAGTTGAAGCTTGATGCCCTACGTGAGTTTATTTGGCGTCTAAGTAAAATAAAGGCGCGTGATACTTCTACATCAGATGGTACCGCATCCAATGGTGTAGTATCTCTCAAATCATTGGGAATCACTCCTCAGACGGTGTTCTTCAATGACGCGCCACTTCGAGATCCCAATGCAATCGTGGATCTTGAACCACCATCGGAACCTTACACAATTGCAGACGCCCTCTTGGACGCCTCCATGACTATTGACGACTCGACTGGCGGAAAAAAGAGGGTCAACAATAACCGCCGAGTTCAAAGCGTCGGACCTCGTTCATCACGCCGGCTCCTTTCACCAACTAGTGCTGGTCGAACGCATACTAGAGCACCTTCCGCAGGGCAGCTGATGCAGACAGCCGACGATGGACCCTCTCAAGGAGGTTCACCTTCTAGAAATGCAGTGCGCCATCAGGCAAGTGCCCTGAGTCTCCTTGACcgcaaggacaagaacaaatCGATCGCACAAACTGGCACCACCGACGCGAATGCgtttggtgaggttgagggcCCTTTTGCTCAGACCTCAGCCGACCAGCAAGCTTCCTCTGAAGGGAATGAAGGCGACACTACCGGCTCCCGGGTGTCGAAACATAGTTACGCAGGTAACGATCCAAGCATACAAAGAATGTTGGATAACATGTATGTTGATAATTTCCCTCGTGATGTCATCGAATTTGGGCCTATGGTCACGCCGATCAAGAGGAGCAAAGCGAGTCGCGCCAGCGTTCAACCTGGCGAGGAACCTTGGAAGCCAGTCGGACAACTTGTTGCAACGTTTTCTGAACATAAAAGCCCCATCAATAGGGTGTTACCATCCCCCGACCatgttttcttcatcactggTGGTGACGACGGCACTGTGAGAGTTTGGGATACGGCTAGGCTCGAGCGAAACATTACACACCGTTCTCGTCAACTCCACAAACACGGAGATAACACGCGCGTTGTTGCCCTCTGTTTTGTAGAGAACTCACATTGTTTTGTTAGCTGTGCATCCGATGGTACTGTTCACGTAGTGAAGGTCGACACTGTAtctgctggtggtgttaTTAGGTACGGCAAATTGCGCGTCTTGCGAGAGTATCAACTACCAGATGGCGAGTTCGCGGTGTGGTGTGAACATTTCAGACAAGAATCGAACTCGATTCTTGTCCTCGCTACGAATCGCTCAAGGATTCTTGGTATCGACTTGAGGACCATGAGTCTCCTATATACTCTCGAGAACCCAGTGCACCATGGAACGCCAACTTGCTTTTGCGTGGATAGGAAGCGCAACTGGCTTTGCGTGGGTACTTCTCAtggagttgttgatctcTGGGATCTGCGTttcaagatgaggctcaaggGTTGGGGTCTACCAGGCAAAGGGTCAATCTACCGAATTTGCATCCACCCTACTAAAGGCCGTGGCAAATGGGTATGCATTTCTGGCGGTACTGGACAAGGCGAGGTCACGGTTTGGGACCTGGAGAAAACCGTCTGCCGAGAAATTTATAGAACGGGAGGCAGCAAGGATGGGCTCAAAGCATATGAACCATGGGACGTGGACGAAGATAAGCGAGAAGGCATGCTTGGACGATATGCTACTAACATCGAACCCAACGAAATCGCCAATGCCGATCGTGGAGTTCGTGCAATGGTTGTCGGAACCGCAACTGCAGAAGACTTGAGAGACGTGAGGCACGCCTTTATCGTCACTGGCGGATCAGATAAGAGACTTCGCTTCTGGGATCTATCTCGGATGGAGAGCTCGTTCATCTACAGTGGACTGCCCCCAGATCTACCTAAACCGACTTACACGACCTCCCACCCAACAACGGCACTGACGTTGAACACGGAGCGTTTTCCTAGACAAGCTCCAACGGCCCCTAATGCTGGTTCTGGATCTAGAGCCAAGTCATCGACTGCCCGACCACCTCGATCGACAGTTATATcccttcagcaacaacagtTGCTGCAGTCTCACGTGGATTCTATTTTAGATGTGGCGTTGTTGGAGTTCCCCTATATCATGAGCGTTTCGGTGGATAGGATGGGCGTCGTCTTTGTGTTTCAGTAG
- a CDS encoding U2 small nuclear ribonucleoprotein A' — protein sequence MRLTADLIRDSLSYLNPLKERELDLRGHRIPAIENLGVAGPHDAIDFTDNDIQVLGNFPLSPRITTLLLARNRVSSIQPSLAKAIPNLANLVLSSNNLTELADLDALASFPRLTHLVLSDNPVSKKENYRYWVLWKCPSVRFLDFEKVKESEREKARELFGTEEEPTALASKIQGIKTTTFNTSTDSSDAPSKLSRIKLTDAEKKRLQERIKKATSLQEIIALEKELNEGRLPSGIHGDAMEE from the exons ATGCGGCTCACCGCCGACCTCATCCGGGATTCCCTATCCTACCTCAACCCGCTCAAGGAGCGAGAGCTTGATCTTCGAG GCCATCGAATTCCCGCGATTGAGAACTTGGGTGTCGCTGGT CCTCACGATGCCATCGACTTCACAGATAATGACATTCAAGTACTGGGAAACTTTCCCTTGTCGCCTCGCATAACGACCCTTCTCCTCGCACGAAACCGCGTTTCAAGCATTCAGCCCTCTCTGGCTAAGGCCATTCccaaccttgccaacctGGTGTTATCGTCGAACAACCTGACAGAGCTTGCGGACTTGGATGCGCTGGCGTCATTCCCCCGCTTGACGCACTTGGTGCTGTCGGACAACCCCGTttccaagaaggag AACTATCGATACTGGGTACTATGGAAGTGTCCTTCCGTGCGGTTTCTTGACTTCGAAAAGGTTAAGGAGTCCGAGCGGGAGAAGGCTCGCGAGCTCTTCGGAACCGAAGAAGAGCCAACAGCCCTGGCTTCAAAG ATACAGGGTATCAAGACCACAACCTTCAACACCTCGACTGACAGCTCGGACGCGCCCTCCAAGCTTTCCCGAATAAAGCTGACGgacgccgagaagaagcgacTACAGGAGCGTATCAAGAAGGCTACCAGCCTACAGGAGATTATCGCGCTGGAGAAGGAGCTGAACGAGGGACGTCTGCCTTCTGGTATTCACGGAGATGCCATGGAGGAATAA
- a CDS encoding U2 small nuclear ribonucleoprotein A', which yields MRLTADLIRDSLSYLNPLKERELDLRGHRIPAIENLGVAGPHDAIDFTDNDIQVLGNFPLSPRITTLLLARNRVSSIQPSLAKAIPNLANLVLSSNNLTELADLDALASFPRLTHLVLSDNPVSKKENYRYWVLWKCPSVRFLDFEKVKESEREKARELFGTEEEPTALASKGIKTTTFNTSTDSSDAPSKLSRIKLTDAEKKRLQERIKKATSLQEIIALEKELNEGRLPSGIHGDAMEE from the exons ATGCGGCTCACCGCCGACCTCATCCGGGATTCCCTATCCTACCTCAACCCGCTCAAGGAGCGAGAGCTTGATCTTCGAG GCCATCGAATTCCCGCGATTGAGAACTTGGGTGTCGCTGGT CCTCACGATGCCATCGACTTCACAGATAATGACATTCAAGTACTGGGAAACTTTCCCTTGTCGCCTCGCATAACGACCCTTCTCCTCGCACGAAACCGCGTTTCAAGCATTCAGCCCTCTCTGGCTAAGGCCATTCccaaccttgccaacctGGTGTTATCGTCGAACAACCTGACAGAGCTTGCGGACTTGGATGCGCTGGCGTCATTCCCCCGCTTGACGCACTTGGTGCTGTCGGACAACCCCGTttccaagaaggag AACTATCGATACTGGGTACTATGGAAGTGTCCTTCCGTGCGGTTTCTTGACTTCGAAAAGGTTAAGGAGTCCGAGCGGGAGAAGGCTCGCGAGCTCTTCGGAACCGAAGAAGAGCCAACAGCCCTGGCTTCAAAG GGTATCAAGACCACAACCTTCAACACCTCGACTGACAGCTCGGACGCGCCCTCCAAGCTTTCCCGAATAAAGCTGACGgacgccgagaagaagcgacTACAGGAGCGTATCAAGAAGGCTACCAGCCTACAGGAGATTATCGCGCTGGAGAAGGAGCTGAACGAGGGACGTCTGCCTTCTGGTATTCACGGAGATGCCATGGAGGAATAA
- a CDS encoding chloride channel, other eukaryote: MNVRQSSFSLAPLGPGLERRPSVVSRLSSVFSNADQETGSTARTGAGLIEEEIAEIKRYEDFTTIDWVQDAAREQAKRKARRKQAAGLYDKGQPGWRYQLWRSYDAAQAWIVVTIIGVAIGLNAALLNIITEWLSDVKMGHCETGFYLNENFCCWGEGNGCDQWHRWTGFEPFNYFIYFVFATLFACVAGTLVKSFAPYAAGSGISEIKCIIAGFVMKGFLGWWTLIIKSVCLPLAIASGLSVGKEGPSVHYAVCTGNVIARLFDKYKRNASKTREFLSASAAAGVAVAFGSPIGGVLFSLEEMSNQFPLKTLWRSYFCALVATAVLAAMNPFRTGQLVMFQVEYKNDWHFFELLFYVLIGIFGGLYGAFVIKWNLRVQSFRKKYLKEYAVLEATLLAAGTAIIAYPNAFLRIDMTESMEILFSECGRGESYHGLCEPDKRWWNIISLFLATFLRLFLVILSYGCKVPAGIFVPSMAIGASFGRTIGILVQAIHEANPTSVFFSACKPDEPCITPGTYALLGAAAALSGIMHITISVVVIMFELTGALNYILPTMIVVGVTKAVSELFGKGGIADRMIWFSGMPFLDSKEEHNFGVPVSAVMRTSVVSMPVHGLTLGEVQSLLADDRYQGFPVVEDKHTKVLVGYIGRTELRYAIDKMSRTSPLSETAKCTFAPSSTNLSSTSLNNIHSDSSHSSTLDFSRYVDATPVTAHPRLPLETVMELFQKIGPRVILIEYHGKLTGLVTVKDCLKYQFKVEAAENPKDDHRIEEGQEQLWNLFQRAGNWFSGRVSRYSGGRIRLTSSSGGERPLGRGQILDGDEEVVDEGVELESRR; this comes from the exons ATGAACGTGCGACAATCATCCTTCAGCTTGGCGCCTCTTGGACCTGGACTTGAAAGACGTCCTTCGGTGGTATCGCGTTTATCCTCCGTCTTTTCGAATGCAGATCAAGAAACAGGGAGTACAGCACGGACAGGGGCTGGACttatcgaggaggagattgccGAGATTAAGAGATATGAA GACTTTACAACAATAG ACTGGGTGCAAGATGCGGCGCGAGAACAAGCTAAGCGTAAGGCGCGAAGAAAGCAAGCGGCCGGCCTCTACGACAAAGGACAACCTGGCTGGCGATATCAGCTGTGGAGGAGTTATGATGCAGCGCAAGCCTGGATCGTGGTAACAATCATCGGTGTTGCTATTGGCTTGAATGCAGCACTACTCAATATTATTACGGAATGGCTCTCAGACGTCAAGATGGGCCACTGCGAGACAGGCTTCTATTTGAATGAGAACTTTTGCTGCTGGGGAGAAGGGAATG GCTGCGATCAGTGGCACAGATGGACTGGCTTCGAGCCCTTCAACTATTTTATCTATTTTGTCTTTGCA ACTCTATTTGCTTGTGTTGCGGGCACCTTGGTTAAGTCTTTTGCACCATATGCCGCCGGTTCGGGTATCTCTGAGATCAAGTGCATCATTGCCGGGTTTGTTATGAAAGGCTTCCTTGGATGGTGGACTTTGATCATCAAATCAGTTTGCCTCCCTCTAGCTATCGCCTCTGGTTTGTCGGTTGGAAAAGAAGGCCCAAGTGTACACTACGCCGTGTGTACAGGAAATGTGATCGCTCGGCTTTTCGACAAATATAAACGCAACGCTTCTAAGACTAGGGAGTTTCTGAGCGCCTCGGCAGCTGCCGGTGTTGCTGTCGCCTTTGGCAGTCCTATCGGCGGTGTGCTCTTCTCTCTAGAGGAAATGTCGAACCAATTTCCCCTCAAGACGCTATGGCGAAGCTATTTCTGTGCCCTGGTAGCGACAGCCGTTCTCGCTGCTATGAATCCTTTCCGAACGGGCCAACTGGTCATGTTCCAGGTCGAGTATAAGAACGACTGGCATTTCTTCGAGCTGCTATTCTACGTCCTGATTGGTATTTTCGGAGGTCTCTACGGAGCCTTTGTGATTAAGTGGAATTTGCGGGTTCAGTCATTCAGAAAGAAGTACTTGAAAGAGTATGCAGTTCTCGAAGCAACTTTACTAGCAGCGGGAACTGCTATTATTGCCTACCCCAAcgccttcttgaggatagACATGACAGAGAGTATGGAGATTCTCTTCTCGGAATGTGGACGTGGAGAATCGTACCACGGTCTTTGCGAGCCTGACAAGAGATGGTGGAACATAATTTCACTGTTCCTGGCGACGTTCCTGAGACTTTTCCTGGTTATACTATCCTATGGATGCAAGGTTCCCGCCGGTATTTTCGTTCCTTCAATGGCAATTGGAGCGTCCTTCGGAAGAACAATTGGAATTCTTGTTCAAGCTATTCACGAGGCCAATCCCACCAGCGTCTTCTTTTCCGCATGCAAACCTGACGAGCCTTGCATCACACCAGGTACATATGCCCTACTAGGAGCCGCTGCGGCACTCAGCGGCATCATGCACATCACCATATCTGTGGTGGTCATCATGTTCGAACTCACAGGTGCTCTGAACTATATTCTCCCCACCATGATCGTCGTCGGAGTCACCAAAGCTGTCAGCGAATTGTTTGGCAAGGGAGGCATCGCAGATAGGATGATATGGTTCAGTGGAATGCCATTCCTTGACAGTAAAGAGGAGCACAATTTTGGAGTTCCTGTTTCAGCTGTCATGAGAACCTCTGTTGTTTCGATGCCCGTTCATGGACTTACCTTGGGCGAGGTCCAGAGCCTCCTTGCTGATGATCGATACCAAGGCTTCCCCGTGGTGGAAGATAAACACACCAAGGTACTTGTTGGTTATATCGGTAGGACGGAGTTGCGATATGCCATTGATAAGATGAGTCGAACCTCACCGTTATCAGAGACTGCAAAATGCACATTTGcaccatcgtcgacaaaTCTGTCCAGTACATcgctcaacaacatccataGCGACTCGTCTCACTCTTCAACTCTCGACTTTAGCCGATATGTTGATGCAACACCCGTCACAGCTCACCCGAGACTGCCCCTCGAGACTGTCATGGAGTTGTTCCAAAAGATCGGGCCTCGAGTTATATTGATTGAATATCATGGCAAGCTCACCGGTCTCGTAACCGTCAAAGACTGTCTGAAATACCAATTCAAGGTCGAAGCCGCCGAGAACCCCAAGGATGATCATCGCATCGAAGAGGGGCAAGAACAACTTTGGAACCTCTTTCAAAGAGCCGGTAACTGGTTCTCTGGTCGAGTCTCAAGATACTCAGGAGGCCGAATTCGCCTGACAAGCAGTTCTGGTGGTGAGCGGCCACTGGGGAGAGGGCAAATATTAGATGGTGACGAGGAGGTGGTCGATGAGGGTGTCGAGCTGGAGAGTCGGCGGTAA
- a CDS encoding chloride channel, other eukaryote — MGHCETGFYLNENFCCWGEGNGCDQWHRWTGFEPFNYFIYFVFATLFACVAGTLVKSFAPYAAGSGISEIKCIIAGFVMKGFLGWWTLIIKSVCLPLAIASGLSVGKEGPSVHYAVCTGNVIARLFDKYKRNASKTREFLSASAAAGVAVAFGSPIGGVLFSLEEMSNQFPLKTLWRSYFCALVATAVLAAMNPFRTGQLVMFQVEYKNDWHFFELLFYVLIGIFGGLYGAFVIKWNLRVQSFRKKYLKEYAVLEATLLAAGTAIIAYPNAFLRIDMTESMEILFSECGRGESYHGLCEPDKRWWNIISLFLATFLRLFLVILSYGCKVPAGIFVPSMAIGASFGRTIGILVQAIHEANPTSVFFSACKPDEPCITPGTYALLGAAAALSGIMHITISVVVIMFELTGALNYILPTMIVVGVTKAVSELFGKGGIADRMIWFSGMPFLDSKEEHNFGVPVSAVMRTSVVSMPVHGLTLGEVQSLLADDRYQGFPVVEDKHTKVLVGYIGRTELRYAIDKMSRTSPLSETAKCTFAPSSTNLSSTSLNNIHSDSSHSSTLDFSRYVDATPVTAHPRLPLETVMELFQKIGPRVILIEYHGKLTGLVTVKDCLKYQFKVEAAENPKDDHRIEEGQEQLWNLFQRAGNWFSGRVSRYSGGRIRLTSSSGGERPLGRGQILDGDEEVVDEGVELESRR; from the exons ATGGGCCACTGCGAGACAGGCTTCTATTTGAATGAGAACTTTTGCTGCTGGGGAGAAGGGAATG GCTGCGATCAGTGGCACAGATGGACTGGCTTCGAGCCCTTCAACTATTTTATCTATTTTGTCTTTGCA ACTCTATTTGCTTGTGTTGCGGGCACCTTGGTTAAGTCTTTTGCACCATATGCCGCCGGTTCGGGTATCTCTGAGATCAAGTGCATCATTGCCGGGTTTGTTATGAAAGGCTTCCTTGGATGGTGGACTTTGATCATCAAATCAGTTTGCCTCCCTCTAGCTATCGCCTCTGGTTTGTCGGTTGGAAAAGAAGGCCCAAGTGTACACTACGCCGTGTGTACAGGAAATGTGATCGCTCGGCTTTTCGACAAATATAAACGCAACGCTTCTAAGACTAGGGAGTTTCTGAGCGCCTCGGCAGCTGCCGGTGTTGCTGTCGCCTTTGGCAGTCCTATCGGCGGTGTGCTCTTCTCTCTAGAGGAAATGTCGAACCAATTTCCCCTCAAGACGCTATGGCGAAGCTATTTCTGTGCCCTGGTAGCGACAGCCGTTCTCGCTGCTATGAATCCTTTCCGAACGGGCCAACTGGTCATGTTCCAGGTCGAGTATAAGAACGACTGGCATTTCTTCGAGCTGCTATTCTACGTCCTGATTGGTATTTTCGGAGGTCTCTACGGAGCCTTTGTGATTAAGTGGAATTTGCGGGTTCAGTCATTCAGAAAGAAGTACTTGAAAGAGTATGCAGTTCTCGAAGCAACTTTACTAGCAGCGGGAACTGCTATTATTGCCTACCCCAAcgccttcttgaggatagACATGACAGAGAGTATGGAGATTCTCTTCTCGGAATGTGGACGTGGAGAATCGTACCACGGTCTTTGCGAGCCTGACAAGAGATGGTGGAACATAATTTCACTGTTCCTGGCGACGTTCCTGAGACTTTTCCTGGTTATACTATCCTATGGATGCAAGGTTCCCGCCGGTATTTTCGTTCCTTCAATGGCAATTGGAGCGTCCTTCGGAAGAACAATTGGAATTCTTGTTCAAGCTATTCACGAGGCCAATCCCACCAGCGTCTTCTTTTCCGCATGCAAACCTGACGAGCCTTGCATCACACCAGGTACATATGCCCTACTAGGAGCCGCTGCGGCACTCAGCGGCATCATGCACATCACCATATCTGTGGTGGTCATCATGTTCGAACTCACAGGTGCTCTGAACTATATTCTCCCCACCATGATCGTCGTCGGAGTCACCAAAGCTGTCAGCGAATTGTTTGGCAAGGGAGGCATCGCAGATAGGATGATATGGTTCAGTGGAATGCCATTCCTTGACAGTAAAGAGGAGCACAATTTTGGAGTTCCTGTTTCAGCTGTCATGAGAACCTCTGTTGTTTCGATGCCCGTTCATGGACTTACCTTGGGCGAGGTCCAGAGCCTCCTTGCTGATGATCGATACCAAGGCTTCCCCGTGGTGGAAGATAAACACACCAAGGTACTTGTTGGTTATATCGGTAGGACGGAGTTGCGATATGCCATTGATAAGATGAGTCGAACCTCACCGTTATCAGAGACTGCAAAATGCACATTTGcaccatcgtcgacaaaTCTGTCCAGTACATcgctcaacaacatccataGCGACTCGTCTCACTCTTCAACTCTCGACTTTAGCCGATATGTTGATGCAACACCCGTCACAGCTCACCCGAGACTGCCCCTCGAGACTGTCATGGAGTTGTTCCAAAAGATCGGGCCTCGAGTTATATTGATTGAATATCATGGCAAGCTCACCGGTCTCGTAACCGTCAAAGACTGTCTGAAATACCAATTCAAGGTCGAAGCCGCCGAGAACCCCAAGGATGATCATCGCATCGAAGAGGGGCAAGAACAACTTTGGAACCTCTTTCAAAGAGCCGGTAACTGGTTCTCTGGTCGAGTCTCAAGATACTCAGGAGGCCGAATTCGCCTGACAAGCAGTTCTGGTGGTGAGCGGCCACTGGGGAGAGGGCAAATATTAGATGGTGACGAGGAGGTGGTCGATGAGGGTGTCGAGCTGGAGAGTCGGCGGTAA